In Klebsiella aerogenes, the DNA window ATTTAACCGGCATGCTGACCGGCGAACCCATGCCTCAGCAGCAGACGTCGACGCAACGCTCCATCAGCCCGAAAGATGATGAAGCGGCGAAGTTTACCTCTGTTATTCTGGCGACAACCGAAGATACCTGGGGACCTATCTTTGAGAAGATGGGGCGTCAATATGTCCAGCCGAAACTGGTTATGTATCGCGGCGCGACGCGTACCGGCTGTGGTACCGGGCAATCAGTGATGGGTCCGTTCTACTGCCCGACGGACAGTACGGTCTATATCGACCTGTCATTCTACGATGAAATGAAAAACAAACTCGGCGCTGGCGGCGACTTTGCGCAGGGTTACGTGATCGCTCATGAAGTCGGCCACCACGTGCAGAAACTGCTCGGCATCGAGCCGAAGGTACGCCAACTGCAACAGCAGGCCTCGCAGACCGAAGTGAACCGCCTGTCAGTGAAAATGGAGCTGCAGGCTGACTGCTTCGCAGGCGTCTGGGGAAATAACATGCAAAAGCAGGACATCATGGAAACGGGCGACCTGCAGGAAGCGCTGAACGCCGCCGAGGCGATTGGCGACGACCGCCTGCAGGAGCAGAGCCAGGGCCGCGTGGTGCCGGACAGCTTCACCCATGGTACCTCTCAGCAGCGCTATACATGGTTCAAACGCGGTTTCGACAGCGGCGATCCGGCGCAGTGCAACACCTTCGGCAGTTCGCTTCGCTAACGCTTGCCGATGGAATCATTGCTTCACCTGACCGCACAGATGGCGCGCGAGGGTATTCGTCGCCTGCTGGTGCTCAGCGGCGACGAACGCTGGTGTCTGGCGCAGGCGCTTGATTTACGCGCACGATTAGCCGGTGACGGTCTGTGGGTTGGGCCGCAGCCGCAGCAGGAACCCTGTGTGGCGCCAGGCGCGCTGAAAACGTTGTTAGGACGAGAGTTCCAGCACGCCTTTTTTGACGCCCGGCATGGTTTTGACGTGGCTGCATTCGCCGCGTTAGGCGGTACGCTACGGGCTGGTAGCTGGCTGGTGCTGATGGTCGCCGATTTTACGCGCTGGCCCACGCAGCCGGATGCCGATTCGCTACGCTGGAGCGATGCGGCGGAACCTATCGCTACCCCCAACTTTGTCCACCGTTTTTGTCGGCAGATTACTGCCGACGCTGAGGTTGCGCTCTGGCGACAGGGAAGCGACTTACGGCTGCCGAGCGCCGCGCCGCGCGATGACTGGCACCCCGCCGATGGTCACCCGCAAGTTGAGCAGGCGGCGATTCTCGCGGCGCTTATCACCTCGCCGCCGGGGATTGCCGCCGTCACCGCCGAACGCGGACGTGGTAAATCTGCGCTGGCGGGCATGCTGATTGCTAAGCTTGCCGGCAATGCTATTGTTACCGCGCCGACGCGCGGCGCGGCAGAGGTGATTGCCGCTTTTGCGGGTGAGCGCATGCGTTTTATGGCGCCGGATGCGCTTCTGGCCAGTGAGACCAGGGCCGGCTGGCTGGTCGTCGATGAGGCCGCCGCGATCCCGGCGCCGCTGTTGCGGCAGCTGGCGGC includes these proteins:
- a CDS encoding neutral zinc metallopeptidase; this encodes MRWQGRRESDNVEDRRSDSGSPLGGGGGGFRIPSGKGGIVLLIIVLVAGYYGVDLTGMLTGEPMPQQQTSTQRSISPKDDEAAKFTSVILATTEDTWGPIFEKMGRQYVQPKLVMYRGATRTGCGTGQSVMGPFYCPTDSTVYIDLSFYDEMKNKLGAGGDFAQGYVIAHEVGHHVQKLLGIEPKVRQLQQQASQTEVNRLSVKMELQADCFAGVWGNNMQKQDIMETGDLQEALNAAEAIGDDRLQEQSQGRVVPDSFTHGTSQQRYTWFKRGFDSGDPAQCNTFGSSLR